The following coding sequences lie in one Atribacterota bacterium genomic window:
- the hisD gene encoding histidinol dehydrogenase produces the protein MSQVVLKPIISIEQLEQDLHIGRREVFAFWREVEKEVLPIIEEVQVKGDEALCLYTRKFDGCLLQDFAIPRDELKKAWERVHPGFKKALKAAMESIQQFHVNQKMSSTFFAQEDRYLGEVVHPIERVGCYIPGGRFAYPSSVLMTVIPAQIAGVNEIAIFTPPSPEGTLKKELLATCYLLNIEEIYRVGGAQAIAAACFGTASIKPVDKIVGPGNVYVTAAKKLLQGVVGTDLLAGPSEVVIVADESTPPEWIALDLLAQAEHDPMSLSILLSPFENVLLTVKRRLERELQNAPFPFEKKVPIFLYQVDNMDMAFAALNALAPEHVEILTASPFEDLKKVKHAGSIFLGAYAPVALGDYGYGPNHVLPTLQGARFSSPLSVRDFYAVSSFILPQKESEYANYALLAKSEGLFYHEKSLRVRMKKSRL, from the coding sequence ATGAGTCAGGTTGTCCTCAAACCCATTATCAGCATCGAACAGTTGGAACAGGACCTGCACATCGGTCGCCGGGAAGTGTTTGCTTTCTGGCGAGAGGTGGAAAAAGAGGTTCTACCCATCATTGAAGAAGTGCAGGTAAAAGGGGACGAAGCTCTGTGCCTTTATACCCGAAAATTTGATGGGTGTCTATTGCAGGATTTCGCTATCCCCAGAGACGAACTGAAAAAAGCCTGGGAGAGGGTCCATCCTGGATTCAAAAAAGCACTGAAGGCAGCCATGGAAAGCATACAGCAATTCCACGTTAATCAGAAAATGTCTTCTACGTTCTTCGCTCAGGAGGATCGATACCTGGGAGAAGTGGTACATCCCATTGAGCGGGTGGGTTGTTACATTCCAGGTGGACGATTTGCTTATCCCTCTTCGGTTCTTATGACTGTGATCCCAGCACAAATTGCCGGAGTCAACGAGATTGCCATTTTTACTCCCCCCTCACCGGAGGGGACTTTAAAAAAGGAACTGCTCGCTACCTGTTACCTCCTCAATATTGAGGAAATTTACCGGGTCGGTGGAGCCCAGGCGATAGCTGCCGCCTGCTTTGGTACAGCATCCATCAAACCGGTGGACAAAATCGTAGGACCAGGAAATGTGTATGTGACAGCAGCTAAAAAACTCCTCCAGGGGGTGGTGGGTACAGACCTCCTTGCCGGACCCTCTGAAGTAGTGATTGTGGCTGACGAAAGCACTCCACCAGAATGGATTGCTCTCGACCTTTTGGCTCAAGCCGAGCACGACCCTATGTCGTTGAGCATCCTTCTTTCTCCCTTCGAAAATGTGCTTCTTACGGTCAAAAGGCGCTTGGAAAGAGAATTACAAAATGCACCGTTCCCGTTCGAAAAGAAAGTCCCCATTTTCCTTTATCAGGTTGACAACATGGACATGGCCTTTGCCGCACTGAATGCCCTGGCACCAGAACACGTTGAAATCCTCACTGCTTCACCGTTCGAAGACTTGAAAAAGGTGAAACATGCTGGAAGCATATTCCTCGGCGCGTACGCACCAGTGGCTCTCGGCGATTACGGCTACGGACCAAACCACGTCCTTCCTACCCTTCAGGGAGCGCGTTTTTCATCTCCGCTTTCGGTACGAGACTTCTATGCTGTGTCTTCTTTCATCTTGCCCCAAAAAGAAAGCGAATACGCAAACTATGCACTTCTAGCAAAAAGCGAAGGGCTTTTCTACCACGAAAAGTCACTCCGGGTTCGAATGAAAAAGAGTAGGCTTTAA